One Apodemus sylvaticus chromosome 16, mApoSyl1.1, whole genome shotgun sequence genomic region harbors:
- the Esm1 gene encoding endothelial cell-specific molecule 1, with the protein MKSLLLLTTLLVPLHLGMAWSAKYAVDCPEHCDKTECRSSLRCKRTVLDDCGCCQVCAAGPGETCYRTVSGMDGVKCGPGLKCHFYSEEDDFGDEFGICKDCPYGTFGMECKETCNCQSGICDRVTGRCLDFPFFQYAAAKSPSRTPASHTERDAASGDGNAVREEAGEPSAARPSVMKWLKPR; encoded by the exons ATGAAGAGCCTTTTGTTGCTGACCACACTCCTGGTACCTCTGCACCTGGGCATGGCCTGGAGCGCCAAATATGCGGTGGATTGCCCGGAACATTGTGACAAGACTGAGTGCAGAAGCAGCCTGCGGTGCAAGAGGACAGTGCTAGATGACTGTGGCTGCTGTCAGGTGTGCGCTGCGGGGCCTGGAGAAACCTGCTACCGTACAGTCTCCGGCATGGACGGGGTCAAGTGTGGTCCGGGGCTGAAGTGTCACTTTTACAGCGAGGAGGATGATTTTGGTGACGAGTTTGGTATCTGCAAAG ACTGTCCCTATGGCACGTTCGGGATGGAATGCAAAGAGACTTGCAATTGCCAGTCGGGCATATGTGACAGGGTGACCGGGAGATGTCTGGACTTTCCCTTCTTCCAGTATGCGGCAGCCAAGTCGCCCAGCAGGACGCCTGCCTCCCACACAG AGCGTGACGCAGCATCCGGAGATGGCAATGCTGTGAGAGAAGAGGCTGGAGAACCGAGTGCTGCCCGGCCCTCTGTGATGAAATGGTTAAAGCCACGCTGA